In Edaphobacter paludis, a single window of DNA contains:
- a CDS encoding biotin/lipoyl-binding protein produces the protein MKIKWLFILSALGLLGACYVAYFATITRAAQPPLFNPAANPYFDGIYAEGIVEGVQTSGENINMYPEVPGTVKRIFVSEGQLVKKGTPLLLIDDSIQRATTEQQLSQAQAAHAMLDELKAEPRKETLDVTVAQMNAAGASLKTASDELDKQLAAYKIDPGSISKDALDGAINAKAVAERNLDVAKRQYDLSKAGAWVYDIANQQKQYDALMKAYASSRALLAKYMLLAPQDGVVLVVNTVAGAYVSQQGAYDTYTQGSNPIISLSNSGNHLNVRCYVDEILVSHLPPSSQIKARMTVRGTTTEIPLTFDRIQPFISPKIELSNQRQERVDVRVLPIIFQLDRPKNVNLYPGELVDVYIGH, from the coding sequence ATGAAAATTAAATGGCTATTCATTCTCTCAGCGTTAGGGCTGCTCGGTGCTTGCTACGTAGCTTACTTTGCCACGATCACGCGGGCCGCTCAACCGCCTTTGTTCAATCCTGCCGCGAATCCCTATTTTGATGGAATCTACGCCGAAGGCATTGTAGAGGGTGTGCAGACTAGCGGCGAAAACATCAATATGTATCCCGAAGTCCCGGGCACAGTGAAACGGATCTTTGTAAGTGAAGGTCAGTTGGTGAAAAAGGGTACCCCGCTGTTGCTCATCGACGATTCGATCCAGCGTGCTACGACCGAGCAGCAACTCTCGCAGGCGCAGGCTGCCCACGCAATGCTGGACGAACTGAAAGCCGAGCCTCGGAAAGAGACTCTGGACGTAACCGTGGCACAGATGAATGCTGCAGGGGCTAGTCTCAAAACGGCATCGGATGAGTTGGATAAGCAGCTGGCTGCTTACAAGATCGACCCCGGCTCAATCAGCAAGGATGCTCTCGATGGTGCCATCAACGCGAAGGCTGTAGCCGAACGGAACCTCGATGTAGCTAAACGACAATACGATCTATCTAAAGCCGGCGCTTGGGTCTACGACATCGCCAATCAGCAGAAGCAGTATGACGCACTTATGAAGGCATATGCCTCCTCCCGCGCGTTGCTCGCGAAGTATATGCTGCTGGCTCCTCAGGATGGCGTGGTCCTCGTGGTCAACACTGTTGCGGGGGCGTACGTATCCCAGCAGGGCGCGTACGACACATACACTCAGGGATCGAATCCGATCATTTCGCTGAGCAATTCGGGAAATCATCTCAATGTGCGCTGTTATGTCGATGAAATCCTGGTATCGCATTTACCCCCGAGTTCGCAAATCAAGGCCCGCATGACGGTTCGTGGAACGACGACAGAAATTCCACTTACCTTCGACCGTATTCAGCCATTCATATCACCCAAGATCGAACTCTCCAATCAGAGGCAGGAGCGCGTCGACGTGAGGGTGCTTCCAATCATCTTTCAACTCGACCGGCCAAAAAACGTGAACCTTTATCCGGGTGAATTGGTCGATGTGTATATCGGCCACTAG
- a CDS encoding ABC transporter ATP-binding protein has protein sequence MPTIDTKIAIKADGITKWFGEGEVRTAALRDVNLEMRFGEMIYVVGPSGSGKTTLLSVLSGILRPDAGTVIAEKMNLWTLTTDELAAFRLNKIGFAFQDYHLFPRLTVAENVAIPLILKHIEWDKAIEEAMKYLEIVGLKGRANLPPVKLSGGEQQRVAIARAIVGQPDILIMDEPTASLDGDTGRAIVSFVKEKVLNENRCILIVTHDSRIYEFATRILHMEDGRLRSEEDGRHDEN, from the coding sequence ATGCCAACCATCGACACTAAGATAGCGATCAAGGCCGATGGAATCACAAAGTGGTTCGGCGAGGGAGAGGTTCGAACCGCCGCATTACGGGACGTCAATCTGGAGATGCGCTTTGGCGAGATGATCTATGTGGTCGGTCCTTCGGGCAGCGGCAAGACAACACTGCTCAGCGTCCTCTCTGGAATTCTGCGGCCAGATGCGGGCACTGTCATCGCCGAGAAAATGAATCTTTGGACTCTCACGACCGATGAGCTGGCAGCCTTTCGGCTCAACAAGATTGGGTTCGCCTTTCAGGATTACCACCTTTTTCCGAGATTGACTGTGGCGGAAAATGTCGCCATTCCTCTTATCCTGAAGCACATCGAATGGGACAAGGCGATCGAAGAGGCAATGAAATATCTTGAAATTGTAGGGCTCAAAGGACGTGCGAATCTTCCGCCTGTGAAGCTCAGCGGCGGCGAACAGCAGCGCGTAGCCATCGCCCGCGCGATCGTCGGTCAGCCAGACATTCTTATAATGGACGAGCCGACGGCCTCGCTCGACGGAGATACCGGGCGCGCGATAGTTAGTTTCGTCAAGGAGAAGGTGCTTAACGAAAATCGTTGCATCCTCATCGTTACTCACGACAGCAGAATCTACGAATTCGCGACCAGAATCCTGCACATGGAAGACGGTAGGCTGAGAAGCGAAGAGGACGGGAGGCACGATGAAAATTAA
- a CDS encoding ABC transporter permease, with protein sequence MRGILKLAYKLLVNDRAKFVTLLVGISFSVFLMIMMLSMFAGVLNRASSTVINIGAKIWVMDPAVNTVSNSIGLPDYTLDAVRSMHGVKYAVPLFSGGALVKLDNGTYQPVTVIGLDDSSLFGRPAMAEGRIEDIYAENSFIAVRDSEFSKLGNPSKGTTFELNDHRGVIVGTAQATTSSLFGIPTLYTTYYRAIQYIPNPRYTISYVLVEPKNVADVQQIQRQVQSLGYLALTREQFERRISNFYVFQTGLGMNIMLMTTISFIVGLSISGQTFYTFILENIDKFGALKAIGTSSRVLIFMILFQATFTALTGYGLGIGLSTLAMTLAKMRLPDYAAMLTYKNLLLALGMVVIIAGFSSYIGIRRVLRIESFDIFRG encoded by the coding sequence ATGCGCGGAATCCTCAAACTGGCGTACAAGCTGCTCGTCAATGACCGGGCAAAGTTCGTTACGCTCCTGGTCGGCATCAGCTTCTCCGTCTTCCTGATGATCATGATGTTATCGATGTTTGCTGGCGTATTGAACCGGGCGTCCTCCACGGTCATCAATATCGGAGCGAAGATCTGGGTTATGGATCCGGCGGTCAACACCGTATCCAACTCTATAGGACTGCCTGACTATACTCTGGACGCAGTGCGTAGCATGCACGGCGTCAAATATGCGGTACCGCTCTTCTCCGGTGGTGCACTGGTCAAGTTGGACAACGGCACCTACCAGCCAGTCACTGTGATCGGCCTCGACGACTCGAGCCTCTTCGGGAGACCCGCGATGGCCGAAGGGCGCATTGAGGATATCTATGCCGAAAACTCGTTTATCGCAGTGCGCGACTCTGAGTTCTCGAAGCTGGGCAATCCGTCAAAAGGGACCACCTTTGAGTTGAACGACCACCGTGGAGTAATCGTCGGCACCGCGCAAGCTACAACCAGCAGTCTTTTCGGCATTCCAACCCTGTATACGACCTACTACCGAGCGATCCAGTATATCCCGAACCCCCGATATACGATTTCCTATGTCCTGGTGGAGCCGAAGAACGTGGCCGACGTTCAACAAATTCAGCGCCAGGTGCAGTCGCTCGGCTATCTTGCGCTGACGCGTGAGCAGTTTGAGCGAAGGATCTCAAATTTCTACGTTTTTCAGACCGGTCTCGGCATGAACATCATGCTGATGACCACCATTAGCTTCATCGTGGGATTGTCAATCTCGGGGCAAACGTTTTACACGTTCATCCTCGAAAACATCGACAAGTTCGGTGCCTTAAAAGCGATCGGCACAAGCAGCCGCGTCCTGATCTTCATGATCCTTTTTCAGGCCACATTCACCGCGTTGACAGGCTACGGCCTTGGCATCGGACTTTCCACTCTCGCCATGACCTTGGCAAAGATGCGGCTTCCCGACTACGCCGCGATGCTTACCTATAAAAATCTGCTCCTTGCCCTCGGCATGGTTGTCATCATCGCCGGGTTTTCCAGCTACATCGGCATACGAAGAGTTCTTCGCATCGAGTCATTTGACATCTTCAGGGGCTAG
- a CDS encoding universal stress protein → MITSAPAQITFERILIPTDFSDVSGRAIEYGKSIATRYNAQILLTHVNQQVHSAPPIDEGGLSNAIQQAIEQQLEQEGAELRSEGFHVRTISVTGKVQEEVLSAVNREKADLVVLGTHGETGIERLLFGSDAEALLRNSPCPVLVIGPVTQSPSNLAWHPSNIVCASDLNPDTATIAAYAYMIAREFQAAFTLLHVQDPVKKEKKSDLQLFEKAFEHILPDQPSPIVAFRNMSPGNAGFAIVDFATDRNADLIVMGAHTASSTATHLMRGLVPQIITDTPCPVLIIHKQGHEEVALS, encoded by the coding sequence ATGATCACTTCTGCACCAGCCCAAATTACCTTCGAGCGAATTCTCATCCCGACTGACTTCTCGGATGTCTCTGGGCGCGCAATCGAATATGGCAAGAGCATTGCCACTCGTTATAACGCACAGATCTTGCTTACGCACGTGAATCAGCAGGTTCATTCGGCCCCTCCTATTGATGAAGGGGGACTTAGTAATGCGATTCAACAGGCGATCGAACAGCAACTTGAACAGGAAGGAGCAGAGCTGCGATCTGAAGGATTCCACGTCCGAACAATCTCGGTTACGGGAAAGGTACAAGAGGAGGTTCTCTCAGCAGTGAATAGGGAGAAAGCTGACCTGGTTGTGCTTGGTACCCACGGCGAGACCGGGATCGAGCGTCTATTGTTTGGGTCGGATGCGGAGGCTCTATTGCGAAATTCACCCTGCCCCGTGTTGGTTATTGGCCCTGTCACGCAATCTCCGAGCAATCTGGCTTGGCACCCCAGCAACATCGTTTGTGCTAGCGATCTCAATCCAGATACAGCGACAATAGCGGCTTATGCCTATATGATCGCTCGTGAATTTCAGGCTGCATTCACTTTATTGCATGTCCAAGATCCCGTTAAAAAAGAAAAAAAAAGCGATCTGCAGTTATTCGAAAAGGCATTCGAACACATTCTTCCCGATCAACCAAGTCCAATCGTCGCATTTCGGAACATGAGTCCAGGAAACGCAGGCTTTGCAATCGTTGATTTCGCGACGGATCGTAACGCAGATCTGATTGTGATGGGTGCACACACCGCTTCCTCCACTGCAACACATCTCATGCGTGGGCTCGTGCCGCAAATTATTACAGATACGCCATGCCCTGTCCTGATCATACATAAGCAGGGACATGAGGAAGTCGCTCTTAGCTGA
- a CDS encoding oleate hydratase, with amino-acid sequence MLQNSADKNSLIYLVGGGIASLAAAAFLIRDGDVRGGNIIVFEEAEKIGGSLDAAGTSRNGYVIRGGRMIESKYLCTYDLFSSIPTLDDSKTVTEEIFEWNRAMKISSKSRLFREGHRINAPKFGLSEGHILAIERLELQPEMILGRTSISDHFEPSFFETDFWIMWCSTFAFQPWHSAVEFKRYLLRFTHLVSGFNTLGGIMRTPYNQYDSMIRPLQRWLEAHGVRFEYATCVTDLGFCHDAEGYRVDRITCQCEGRKQQILIKGKDSVIVTLGSMTESSSLGSMDLAPVLKNKAREGSWALWEKIADGHPQFGCPATFADHIDQSKWISFTTTLYDPTFFRLVKDMTGNIPGEGGLVTFPDSNWLASIVIPQQPHFIGQPTDTQVFWGYGLFVDKPGNFVKKPMSSCTGREIMTEIMGHLRIESDAQQILGKCICIPCMMPFITSQFLCRAKGDRPQVVPKRSKNLAFVGQFCELPDDVVFTIEYSIRSAQTAVYALLGLPRDPPPVYKGYHDPRILFKAFFALHDRQEGP; translated from the coding sequence ATGCTACAAAACTCAGCCGATAAGAACTCTCTCATTTACCTGGTGGGCGGCGGAATCGCATCGCTTGCAGCGGCTGCCTTCCTCATTCGCGACGGAGACGTACGGGGCGGTAACATCATCGTGTTCGAAGAGGCAGAGAAAATCGGCGGCAGCCTTGACGCCGCCGGAACCTCGAGAAATGGCTACGTTATACGTGGCGGTCGAATGATCGAAAGTAAATATCTCTGTACATATGATTTATTTTCTTCAATTCCAACCCTCGATGACAGCAAAACAGTCACGGAAGAGATCTTCGAATGGAACAGAGCGATGAAAATCTCGTCGAAATCCCGCCTCTTTCGAGAGGGACATAGGATAAATGCCCCTAAATTTGGACTCAGCGAAGGACATATTCTGGCGATCGAACGTCTCGAACTCCAACCAGAAATGATACTAGGGCGCACCAGTATTTCCGATCATTTCGAACCTTCATTCTTTGAAACAGATTTCTGGATCATGTGGTGTTCGACCTTCGCCTTTCAGCCCTGGCACAGTGCGGTCGAATTCAAGCGTTATCTGCTGCGCTTCACCCACCTGGTTTCAGGATTCAACACGCTCGGCGGGATCATGCGAACCCCCTATAACCAATACGACTCCATGATTCGTCCGCTCCAGAGGTGGTTGGAGGCCCACGGCGTGCGATTTGAGTATGCTACCTGCGTCACAGATCTTGGATTTTGTCATGATGCCGAAGGCTATCGTGTCGATCGCATTACTTGTCAGTGCGAGGGTCGCAAACAACAAATCCTGATAAAAGGAAAAGACTCGGTCATAGTTACTTTGGGGTCGATGACAGAGAGTTCTAGTTTGGGATCCATGGATTTAGCGCCTGTGCTAAAAAATAAGGCGAGAGAAGGGTCTTGGGCTTTGTGGGAAAAAATAGCAGATGGCCATCCGCAATTTGGCTGTCCTGCAACCTTCGCCGATCATATAGACCAGTCCAAATGGATTTCTTTCACCACAACACTCTACGATCCAACTTTCTTTCGTCTCGTTAAAGACATGACAGGAAATATTCCTGGAGAAGGAGGCCTCGTAACGTTTCCGGACTCCAATTGGCTAGCATCGATCGTCATACCCCAGCAGCCCCATTTCATAGGACAGCCAACTGATACTCAGGTCTTTTGGGGCTACGGTCTCTTTGTGGATAAACCCGGAAATTTTGTGAAGAAACCTATGTCTTCATGTACGGGACGAGAGATTATGACGGAAATTATGGGTCACCTGAGGATTGAGTCTGATGCGCAACAAATTTTAGGTAAATGCATCTGTATCCCCTGTATGATGCCCTTCATTACTAGCCAGTTTTTATGTCGAGCCAAAGGAGATCGTCCTCAGGTAGTACCGAAGCGCTCAAAGAATCTCGCCTTTGTCGGACAATTTTGTGAACTTCCGGACGATGTAGTATTCACTATAGAATATTCAATTCGCTCGGCACAAACTGCAGTTTATGCGTTACTGGGACTGCCTAGGGACCCACCGCCCGTATACAAGGGATATCACGATCCACGCATCTTATTCAAGGCTTTCTTTGCATTGCACGACAGGCAAGAAGGCCCGTAA
- a CDS encoding universal stress protein — protein sequence MQASENETARTFGRIIFASDFSEAAQAAFPVALRVCTAFKASLSILHVFEYPKAIASERRGQILELDSLKKVALISLERLRTTAKQEGVTCETTMSTGIPSLTILKALSHNKYDLVILGTSDPHGFERIVFGSTAETVLREASCPVLTVGPHVTDQAMQDECKSPVLFATDFDHTTTHAIRYAGVFCKATQSPLHCLHVLPETLESGTPSQIVPQIMTEALHHVAIEKSSADPPAIYSVTYGNDVAKAISEYARQHRAWLIVLGIQRASILASHVPDHIAYRIITESPCSVLTIAYASKLHPHQATCL from the coding sequence ATGCAGGCCTCAGAGAATGAAACAGCACGGACGTTTGGACGAATTATTTTCGCGAGTGACTTCTCTGAGGCAGCGCAAGCTGCCTTCCCCGTGGCCCTTCGTGTGTGCACAGCGTTCAAAGCGAGTCTTTCCATCCTGCACGTCTTTGAGTACCCCAAGGCTATTGCATCCGAGCGGAGAGGTCAGATCCTTGAATTAGACTCCCTTAAGAAAGTCGCTCTAATATCACTTGAAAGGCTCCGTACAACAGCTAAACAAGAGGGGGTCACATGCGAAACGACAATGTCTACTGGAATCCCATCCCTAACAATCCTGAAGGCCCTTTCACATAACAAGTACGATCTGGTTATCTTGGGAACGAGCGACCCCCACGGGTTTGAACGTATTGTCTTCGGTTCAACTGCCGAAACCGTCCTTCGTGAAGCTTCATGCCCGGTATTGACGGTAGGCCCTCATGTGACAGATCAAGCAATGCAAGATGAGTGTAAGAGCCCGGTGCTCTTCGCGACTGACTTCGATCACACGACGACTCATGCAATTCGTTATGCGGGGGTTTTCTGTAAGGCAACACAATCGCCACTGCATTGCCTCCATGTACTCCCAGAAACGCTTGAATCCGGCACACCAAGCCAAATCGTTCCGCAGATCATGACGGAGGCGTTGCATCACGTCGCTATCGAAAAGAGCTCAGCAGATCCTCCTGCTATTTACAGCGTTACCTATGGCAACGACGTCGCAAAAGCAATCAGCGAATATGCTAGGCAGCACAGGGCATGGCTAATTGTCCTCGGCATTCAGCGGGCATCAATTCTCGCGTCGCATGTTCCCGATCACATTGCGTACCGTATCATCACGGAGTCTCCATGCTCGGTACTGACGATCGCCTACGCATCGAAATTACACCCGCACCAGGCAACGTGCTTATGA
- a CDS encoding BON domain-containing protein, which produces MKTGDRRIQDDVTQQIAWQPEVHSKDISVKVRDGNVTLTGFFHGYLEKMAAERATQGVYSIVSLANDIEVKPVGHAHRS; this is translated from the coding sequence ATGAAAACCGGGGACCGACGTATTCAGGACGACGTGACACAACAAATTGCGTGGCAACCGGAGGTTCATTCTAAAGACATCAGCGTCAAGGTGCGTGACGGGAATGTAACTCTTACCGGTTTTTTCCACGGATATCTGGAAAAAATGGCCGCGGAACGCGCAACGCAGGGGGTCTACAGTATTGTCTCCTTAGCGAACGACATTGAAGTTAAACCAGTGGGGCATGCGCACCGCTCCTGA
- a CDS encoding BON domain-containing protein — protein MRTAPEIARDVVEALRLHAGVPDKKIKVIVANGFVTLTGTSDWHHELENAEIAAHSVNGVRGIVNILEIKP, from the coding sequence ATGCGCACCGCTCCTGAAATAGCACGTGATGTAGTGGAAGCCCTCCGTCTCCATGCCGGTGTGCCAGACAAGAAAATCAAAGTTATTGTCGCCAATGGCTTCGTAACCTTGACCGGAACTTCGGACTGGCACCACGAACTGGAAAATGCGGAGATTGCGGCACATTCGGTCAATGGAGTACGCGGCATCGTGAATATCCTGGAGATCAAGCCGTGA